Within Saccharomonospora cyanea NA-134, the genomic segment TGGCCGAGCCACTCGGCTACGGCAAGAAGTACACGTGGTCGGGCAGCGCCAAGGGCGCGGACGGCAAGGCCGTGCCGATCAAGGGTTCGTTCACCACGGTGAGCCCGTCGGCCACCAACGGCGTGTCGTCCCTCATCGGCGACGGCAGGACCTACGGCATCGCCATGCCGATCCGCCTGGAGTTCGACGCGCCTGTGAAGGACAAGGCCGCGGTCGAGAAGGCGCTGCACGTCGAGACCTCGCCGGAGAACGAGGGCTCGTGGGCGTGGCTGTCCGACAACGCGGTCCACTGGCGCCCGAAGGAGTACTGGCAGCCGAACACAGAGGTGAAGGTGCGCGCCGACCTCTACGGGGTGAACTTCGGCGACGGCGTCTACGGCGCCAACGACCTCTCGCTGGACTTCTCCATCGGCCGTGCCCAGATCGCGAAGGGCAACACGCAGACCCACCGCTTCGAGATCTACCGCGATGGTGAGAAGGTGGCCGACTACCCGGCCAGCTACGGGCGCGAGTCCGATCCCAACCTCGTCACGCGCAGCGGTGTGCACGTCGTGATGAGCAAGCACGACAAGTACTTCATGAACAACCCGGGCTACGGCTACGAGGACTTCGAGGTCGACTGGGCGGTGCGGCTCTCCAACAACGGTGAGTTCACGCACTCGGCGCCGTGGTCGGTCAAGGACCAGGGGAACGCCAACGTCTCCCACGGCTGCATCAACCTCTCGGCGACCGACGCCAAGGCGTACTTCGACAGCGCGCTG encodes:
- a CDS encoding L,D-transpeptidase, producing MPASRRRPLTLLAFALVAILGLAACTGSGGGSSTAQGAPNGDGTSTDSSASVSLEPGAGSDDVAPRDPVSVTVQNGTITEVALTNPEGEEVEGELSEDKTSWSVAEPLGYGKKYTWSGSAKGADGKAVPIKGSFTTVSPSATNGVSSLIGDGRTYGIAMPIRLEFDAPVKDKAAVEKALHVETSPENEGSWAWLSDNAVHWRPKEYWQPNTEVKVRADLYGVNFGDGVYGANDLSLDFSIGRAQIAKGNTQTHRFEIYRDGEKVADYPASYGRESDPNLVTRSGVHVVMSKHDKYFMNNPGYGYEDFEVDWAVRLSNNGEFTHSAPWSVKDQGNANVSHGCINLSATDAKAYFDSALPGDPVEITGSTQELQERDGLYYDWIYSWEEWQSFSALDS